DNA sequence from the Paenibacillus physcomitrellae genome:
ATTCCAGGCGCAAGACTATCCGCTGAATCCTTTGCCTGCCCCGGATCGGACGGTTCACTCGATGCGGGAGCAGATAAATCCGAGCTCTCCTGATTGGGAAACGCCGATGGAGACGCCCCGGTTCGCTGCTGAACGGCCGGCTCGGCATTAGGAATTTCCTTCGGTTGAAATTGATAGATGCAGAATCCTAAAATAACCACCGCTGCTGCTCCGCCTGCTACCCGTGTCCACAGCCGTCTTGTTCTGGACGGTAAAGAGCGCACTCGACTCAAATCAGACTTATCCGTCTGCTGCAAATCGTCTTCTGCCACAAGCGGCTTCATAACGGAAGGGGCTGACGAAGTCTCCTGCTTAATTTCAGCCTGTTCACCCGATCGATCTATTTCGTCTAAACGGGATAAGATGGAGTCAACCAGACTGTATCCCGGTTTCACATCCGGCAGACTGTCCAGCCCGGCCGAAATACGCTTCAGCATATCAAAGGTTTCAGCACAGTCCGGGCAGCTGTCCAGGTGCTGGAACAGTTGTTTCGTTTCTATTTCGCTCAGATCGTGATCCAGATAACGGTTCATCCATTCGTTTGCCTCTTGGCATTTCATCCCGACACACCCCCTTTCTGATAATCCTGAAGTAAGTTTTGAAGCTGCTGCCTGGCCCTGTATAAATAAGATTTGACCGTATTAAGCGGCAATCCCATCGTATCTGCAATCTCATTGTAAGAAAAATCCTGAAGGTAGCGCAGGACCACAACTGACCGGTGATGTTCCGGAAGCTGGCTGATTGCGGCCTCGATATCCTGAGCCAAATACCCCGTCATCACTTCCCGCTCCACGCTTTCTTTTCCTTCAAAAACCATTTCATGTTCCTCAATCGAAACGGTCGGTTTCGTTCTCCTGAACTTGTCGATACAGATATTGGTAACGATACGCTGGACCCAGGTTTTAAACTGTGCTTTCTCTTCATAGGAACCAATTTTTGTATAGATCCGGATCAACGCCTCCTGCGCTGCATCATGCGCGTCCTGTTCGTTATTCAGAATATAGTAGGCAGTCCGGTAAACATGCTGTTCGATCTCTCGCAATAGGGTGATTAGAGCGTCGCGATCGCCGGATTGAGCGGCCCTGATAAGTTCCTGCTCTACCACAATGATCCCCCTTCCTTGCAACATTACAGACGGTCTTTCCGCGCTATTTGTTGCATCTCCGATGTTTCTGATCAAATATTTTTTAGAAGTCTGTTAAACATCTGACACGCAGTGTCTTCAATAGAATAGCAGAAAAAAAGAGCCCCGTCATTAGACGTGCTCTTCCCGCCGGTTTTACTTTTCCACTTTATGCCTGGACGTCATTTTCCCGTCTTTCACACTGATTTGAATCTCACCAAGCTCGTCCGTTCGCTGCACTTCCGTCCCTGCTGCCAGCAGTCTTTGGAGCACATCTCCGTTAGGATGCCCGTAGGTATTATTGGCGCCGACGGAAATGACGGCATGACGGGGCTTCCAATAATTGAGCCACTCTTCCGTCGTAGATGTTTTGCTGCCGTGGTGGGCCACTTTAAGCACATCAACTGCTCCTGGTCCCCCGGTTCCCTGAATTGTCTTTCCGCCTGTCAGGCCTTGGGCCTGCTGCAGATCAAGCATAACCACCCGCTCTTCTTTCGCATCCATATCCCCCGTAAACAGAAAGGAAACTCCCTCCATTTCCATTAGAAAAACAACGGACCGGGCGTTCTGATCTTCAAGTTTCCGGATCTCTTCTGTTCGGGACTGGGACTGTCCCTGCTCTTCTTCTAAAGGACCTATAAATTGTAGCTGGGTATGCCTGTCAGCCTGAAGACGAAGTCCGTTATGAGCATAATAAACCGGAATTTTACGTTGCTCTACGCGGCTGAATACCTTTTTAAAAGCAGGGGTGTCCGTGACACTGCCGTTCATCACCAGAGCTTTGACGGGAATTTGATCGAGGACAGCCTGTAAGCCGCCGGCATGATCCTGATCCCAGTGTGTAATAATCACGGCATCCAAGGCGTGTATGCCTCTCTTTTTCAAAATTGGCACCACAACCTTCGCCCCGACCTCATAAGGCACCCTTCTGTCGCGCCAAGCATCTGACGCCTTGCGAAATGAAACCGTTCCTCCGCTATCCACCAGAATATTCCGCCCCTGAGGAGTTGTAATCAGCATACAATCGCCTTGACCAACATCAATAAATTGAACATAACCCCTTCCTTTCGCATAAGCCGGTTGGTAGCCTCCGTACAAGACCGCTGCGAGCAGGACCCCACATAACCAAGCGCCATAGACATATCTTTTGTTGGCAGAACGGAGAAAGCCCATCACCGCATCCATAGTTAAAGCAGAGGGTGCCGCCCACCCCAACACGGCTGAATGTGAACGCTGACCTGGAGCCATGTCCGGGTGCAACGGAACGGTGTCATCATTCCTGGAAGCCCAGAGCTCTGCCTGTTCTGAGGACACCGACGCCCGGCGAATCCATTTGAGCATGAGATAAAGCAGGACATAAAACAGAGCGATCCACCAAAGCGGCGGGGATTTCCAGATCAACATAACCCCCTCTCTTGCCTCCAGCCAAGCCACAGCATCAAACGTGACGGCATTGATGGCTTTAATCGGATACGCCGCCCATTTCCCAAATGGCTCGTAAATATAGCTGAGAACAAGGGCGGCGGTTCCGGCTGGCAGCGACACCAGACTGATCGCGGGCACCAGCAGCAGGTTGGACAACAGAGACAACAAGGAGAACTGATTGAAATAATAGATCGTAAGCGGAAAAGAAGCCAGCTGCGCCGTCAGGGTAATTGCCACCGCGCCTGCCAGACGTTTCGGCAGGAAGCTAAAAAACGGCTGCATCAAGGGTACTACTACAATTAGTCCTGCCGTAACCACAAACGACAGCTGGAAGCTGACGTCCAGCAGATAATACGGCTCCCAGACCAGCATCAGCAGCGCTGCTGCCGCCAGCACATGAAGCCCGTCTTTCAGGCGATGCTTGCGCAGAAGAAATAAACCGATCATAGCCATAATGCCAGAACGAACCACAGAGGGAGATAAACCTGTAAGCAGCATGTAAAACGGAATAAACGCGATCACTGCAGTAATCGACGTCTCCCTCGGCACTCTGAACCTTCTGAGAAGCCAGAATAAAACCGCTACATTAACAGCCACGTGACTGCCGGATATGGCTAAAATATGGGTTAATCCCAGCGCGGAGAAGCCGCTGTATATATCGGGATCCAGCTCCTCCGTATCCCCGATCAGCAGACCTTTCATAAAGCCGGCGTTGTTCCCGCCGAAGATGAACTCGATCTGCCGGCCGACAGCCTGGCGCATTTGATCGTTATAACCTAGCAGCTTCGCTATGCTGAAAGGGCCCGGCCCGGTCTTCACTGCTGCAGCACCGGGCGCTTTCAACAGCCAGTGAATATGTTTGTTGTGGAGATAAGCTGAATAGTCGAATCCGCCGAAATTACGGGCTCCAGCCGGTTGTTCGAGTGTACCTTCGATTTCTATGCTCTGACCCCGTGTCCAAGTGTTGACGATTTGAATTTCCGATTCCTTCGCTAGCCTGACTTGCACCTGCACCTTCTCGTGATGGATTGTCGTTCCGCCAAAGTCGGTTGCAGCCGCGGCTGCTGCCGCTCCATAAATGGCCTGATTGACCTCCATGATGAAATCCGCGCGGTCACCATCCCGTTCGACAGCCGAAACGAGGATCCCCTTCAGCCTGACCTGCGATTCATTCAGCTCCTCTTCCGAAACTTGAAGACGATCAGGCAGGGTTGAGTGGTTATGTGCTTCATGGATTTGCCAATAGAGGAAGGATGCCGTAAAAAGCAGCAGCATAACTACGGTCTGTTTCTTCGCTCTGCCCATCCGTAAGGCAAATATTGAATATCCGAGCAGACAGGCAGCCCACAGCAGCCAGCGGGTCCCTCCGCTGAAGAAATACGCGATTCCGCTGCCGGCGATCCACCAGCAGGCAGACTCCAATAACGGCCTTTGCTTCACCGTGTTCATTCCTCCCTTCTTGTACATCCAAAATACAAAATGCAAAATAACAGCTTCATTAATCTATCTCCGAAACGACTCTAAAGTTTTACTCTTGAATTACTCTCAAATCTACCTACGAATCTATTTAGAGAACCCACAAAGACAACAAAAAAACCTCCACGGTCTTTACCCGCAGAGGTTCTTCCTCTTAAATCTCTTGCATATGCTGTTTATATAAACCTATAAATCTACTGACACCGCACCCGACCGAAAGAGTCAGCTGTGAATGCTTCCTTCCATCGTATCCGCAGGCGGCTGATAGCCCTCCAGCTGACGGAAGGTGATACCCTTCTGGCGCGTCAATTCGCTGACTAAATGCGTATCCTTGGGATAAGGGCGATGGTAAACCACTTCCACAATGCCGCTGTTGGCAAGCATTTTGGCACAGGTCCAGCAAGGCTCGTCTGTTACATAAACGCTGGAGCCCTCACGGTCGGCACGGTCCGTGAACAGCAGCAGATTCTGCTCCGCATGAATCGTGCGGATGCAGCGCTGCTTGCGCACGACCTGCTCCTGGCCGTCCACCACAACGGTCTCGAGCTCTTCGGCAATCATGCAGCCTGCTTCGGAGCAGTCGGGAACGCCGGAGGGAGCGCCGTTATAGGCGGTGCCGAGCAGCTTTTTCCCCTGGACCAGCACCGTTCCTACATGGCGTCTATTACAGCGGGAGCGGGTGGATACCATATAAGCGATGTCCATAAAATAGGTGTCCCAATCTTTGCGAATGTTCACTTTCCAGCTCTCCTGTTCTCAGAGTCCGATATAAGGCCGCATTTTTTCAAACATTTTGTCTCCGATACCTTTCACATTCTTCAATTCATCCAGAGAAGAGAAAACGCCCTGCTGATTCCGGTACTCTATAATCGCTTGCGCTTTCTTCTCGCCAATGCCGGGAATTTCCTGCAGCTCGCTAGTGCCAGCCGTATTGATAGAGATGACACTGGATGACGCCGCGGCTGCGGCTGCATCTGCCGGCATGCCGCCCGGCTCTTGACCTGAAAGTCCGGCAGAAGTACCAGGAGCCGTAGCTGTCGCCATGGAATCTGCGCTTGTGGAGGAGGCTCCAGAAGTTGAGACCGGAGACGCAGTGGACCCGGAAGCTCCAGCAGTGCTTGTACCGGACTGTCCCGCAGGCGCGGCAGATCCGGAAGCAGCCGATTCAACCGGCTTCTTGCTTTCAGACACTAACGTTCCCGAAGAAACCTGACCGTGATCCTCCACAGCTGCCGCCATCGCTTCATTGACCGGAGCCCAGCCGTTTATACCGGAAGAGGGTTTAATCCCTAAAACCAGCAGCATTAATCCGGCTCCGCAAACGGCAGACAAAACAGCGATTGAAATACGTTCCTTTAACATGGCATTACTCCAATCTTGTCCAAAATTCATGCCGACTCCATGATGCCAAAGCCATAAAAACCCATGAATGTCTGTACAAGTTGTCGTCTTGATGCGTTCAAAAAACCTTGTCTATTACTTGCTAATTAGAAGCGAAAGACAAGGGGACTTAAAAAGCTAGCGATGAACCTTCGGAAAGTGTCCAAAGATTCATCGCTAAGTGTAGTACCAGGATGTCGCTTTTTAATTGTTAAACGGCTCAGCCTGCTGCAGTTTAGTTCGCTGCAGCTACAATACAATGAGCTTAGCTTAATTCGCTACAATGTTTACGAGCTTGCCGGGAACGGCAACCACTTTGCGGACGGTTTTGCCTTCCACGGCGGCTGCCACGTTCGGCAGGGCAAGCGCATGCTCCTGCATCGCTGCCTGATCGAGATCCTTAGAAATCTTGGTGCGTTCAACGATTTTGCCGTTGACTTGAACGACAATTTCTACCTCGGCCTCAACAGTCCAGGCTTCCTCGTAAGTCGGCCACTGCGCATAGGTAATGGATTCGTTATGTCCAAGACGCTGCCACAGCTCTTCCGCGATATGCGGAGCGAGAGGGGAGAGCATCTGCACAAAACTTCCAGCTGCCGCTCTTGGCACCACGTCCGTTTTGTAAGCTTCGTTGATGAAAATCATCAGCTGGCTGATGACGGTGTTAAAGCGCAGGCCTTCCATGTCCTCCGTTACTTTCTTCACCGTTTTGTGCCAGGTGCGTTTGAAATCGTCGCTGCCGCCTTCATCCGCAATTTTGCTGTTCAGGCTTCCGTCTTCGGCTACGAACAGGCGCCATACGCGGGACAGGAAGCGGTGCGCGCCGTCTACGCCGTTTGTGTTCCATGGCTTTGTCGCCTCAAGCGGCCCCATGAACATTTCATAGATCCGCAGCGTATCCGCGCCGTATTCATTTACGATATCGTCCGGATTGATGACATTGCCGCGGGATTTACTCATCTTCTCATTGTTGGTTCCCAGGATCATGCCTTGGTTGACCAGCTTCTGGAACGGCTCTTTCGTGGAAACCACGCCGATATCATACAGCACCTTATGCCAGAAGCGGGCATACAGCAGGTGAAGCACGGCATGTTCTACGCCGCCGATGTAAAGGTCGACAGGCAGCCATTCCTTTTGTTTCTCCAGCGAGCAGAAAATATCGTCATTGTGCGGGTCGATAAACCGCAGGTAATACCAGCAGCTGCCGGCCCATTGCGGCATCGTGTTCGTCTCGCGCCGCGCCGGAAGCCCGGTTTCCGGATCGGTGGTGTTCACCCATTCCGTCACGTTGGCCAGCGGAGATTCGCCCGTGCCGGACGGCTTGATCTGGTCGATGTCCGGCAGCACCAGCGGCAGCTGGTCTTCCGGAACCGGCTTCATCGTGCCGTCTTCCAGATGAAAAATTGGAATAGGCTCGCCCCAGTAGCGCTGGCGGCTGAACAGCCAGTCGCGCAGGCGGTAGGTTACTTTGCCTTGCCCATGGCCGTTATCCTCCAGCCATTTGATCATCGTGCGGATGCCTTCTTCTTTGTTCATGCCATCAAGGAAACCGGAGTTCACATGCGGGCCTTCACCACTGTAGGCTTCCTTGGACAAGTCCCCACCCTGCACGACTTCAATGATCGGCAGTTCGAATTTGACCGCAAATTCATAGTCGCGCTGGTCATGGCCTGGAACGGCCATAATGGCTCCGGTTCCGTAACCGGCCAATACGTAATCCGCGATCCAGACCGGAATTTTGGCGCCGTTCACCGGGTTAACCGCATAAGCGCCCGTAAATACGCCGGATTTGTCTTTGGCAAGGTCCGTGCGCTCCAGATCGCTTTTCCGTGCGGCCTGATCCTGATACGCCTTAACAGCTGCAAGCTGCTCGGCGGAAGTGATTTTTTCCACCAACTCATGCTCAGGGGCCAATACAGCATAAGTAGCGCCAAACAAGGTATCGGGACGGGTAGTGAACACCGTCAGCGTTTCATCAGAGCCGTCCACGCGGAATACGACTTCCGCACCTTCGGATTTGCCGATCCAGTTGCGCTGCATGTCTTTGATGCTCTCCGACCAGTCCAGTTCCTCCAGGTCTTCCAGCAGGCGCTCTGCGTATTCGGTAATCTTCAGCACCCACTGGCGCATCGGTTTGCGGATGACCGGGTGGCCGCCGCGTTCGCTTTTTCCGTCGATAACCTCTTCATTCGCCAGAACCGTGCCCAGCGCGGGACACCAGTTAACCGGCATCTCGGCTACATAAGCCAATCCCCGCTTGTACAACTGGATAAAAATCCACTGCGTCCACTTGTAATATTCCGGATCGGTCGTGCTGATCTCGCGGTCCCAGTCGTAAGAGAAACCCAGCGATTTGATCTGACGGCGGAAGTTGTTGATGTTCTTGACCGTAATGTCGCGCGGATGCTCGCCCGTATCCAGGGCATGCTGCTCCGCAGGCAAACCAAACGCATCCCAGCCCATCGGGTGCAGCACGTTAAAGCCTTTCATGCGCTTAAAGCGGGAAACGATATCCGTCGCCGTATAACCTTCCGGATGGCCTACGTGAAGTCCGGCACCGGACGGATAAGGAAACATGTCGAGCGCGTAAAATTTCGGTTTGCCCGGGTCTTCCTTGGTTTTAAAAGTTTTGTGCTCATCCCAATAAGCCTGCCATTTCGGCTCAAGACTCTGGGGATGATAGCCGTTTGGCACTGTTTGATTCTCGGACATAGGTTGCTTCCTCCTTAAATGTCTTGCCTGAACAATCGAACAATCATGTAAAATAAAAAAACTCCCATCCATAGCGTATAATCGCTAGGGACGAGAGTTTGATTCCCGTGGTACCACCCTAGTTAGCTTCCGGCATGCTTTGCCTTAAGCTCACTTTAACCCTTAACGCGGGTGAAACGGAGATGTTCCCAAGTGGCGTGGACAATACGCTAAACGGAGTTACCTAAAACACCCGATAATGTCCTCCAAGTTTGCATCCCGGCTCCGAGGCGAGTTCGCATGGGTCTCCAACCGGCTTGCA
Encoded proteins:
- a CDS encoding RNA polymerase sigma factor, whose product is MVEQELIRAAQSGDRDALITLLREIEQHVYRTAYYILNNEQDAHDAAQEALIRIYTKIGSYEEKAQFKTWVQRIVTNICIDKFRRTKPTVSIEEHEMVFEGKESVEREVMTGYLAQDIEAAISQLPEHHRSVVVLRYLQDFSYNEIADTMGLPLNTVKSYLYRARQQLQNLLQDYQKGGVSG
- a CDS encoding ComEC/Rec2 family competence protein → MKQRPLLESACWWIAGSGIAYFFSGGTRWLLWAACLLGYSIFALRMGRAKKQTVVMLLLFTASFLYWQIHEAHNHSTLPDRLQVSEEELNESQVRLKGILVSAVERDGDRADFIMEVNQAIYGAAAAAAATDFGGTTIHHEKVQVQVRLAKESEIQIVNTWTRGQSIEIEGTLEQPAGARNFGGFDYSAYLHNKHIHWLLKAPGAAAVKTGPGPFSIAKLLGYNDQMRQAVGRQIEFIFGGNNAGFMKGLLIGDTEELDPDIYSGFSALGLTHILAISGSHVAVNVAVLFWLLRRFRVPRETSITAVIAFIPFYMLLTGLSPSVVRSGIMAMIGLFLLRKHRLKDGLHVLAAAALLMLVWEPYYLLDVSFQLSFVVTAGLIVVVPLMQPFFSFLPKRLAGAVAITLTAQLASFPLTIYYFNQFSLLSLLSNLLLVPAISLVSLPAGTAALVLSYIYEPFGKWAAYPIKAINAVTFDAVAWLEAREGVMLIWKSPPLWWIALFYVLLYLMLKWIRRASVSSEQAELWASRNDDTVPLHPDMAPGQRSHSAVLGWAAPSALTMDAVMGFLRSANKRYVYGAWLCGVLLAAVLYGGYQPAYAKGRGYVQFIDVGQGDCMLITTPQGRNILVDSGGTVSFRKASDAWRDRRVPYEVGAKVVVPILKKRGIHALDAVIITHWDQDHAGGLQAVLDQIPVKALVMNGSVTDTPAFKKVFSRVEQRKIPVYYAHNGLRLQADRHTQLQFIGPLEEEQGQSQSRTEEIRKLEDQNARSVVFLMEMEGVSFLFTGDMDAKEERVVMLDLQQAQGLTGGKTIQGTGGPGAVDVLKVAHHGSKTSTTEEWLNYWKPRHAVISVGANNTYGHPNGDVLQRLLAAGTEVQRTDELGEIQISVKDGKMTSRHKVEK
- a CDS encoding deoxycytidylate deaminase — encoded protein: MRKDWDTYFMDIAYMVSTRSRCNRRHVGTVLVQGKKLLGTAYNGAPSGVPDCSEAGCMIAEELETVVVDGQEQVVRKQRCIRTIHAEQNLLLFTDRADREGSSVYVTDEPCWTCAKMLANSGIVEVVYHRPYPKDTHLVSELTRQKGITFRQLEGYQPPADTMEGSIHS
- a CDS encoding ComEA family DNA-binding protein — translated: MLKERISIAVLSAVCGAGLMLLVLGIKPSSGINGWAPVNEAMAAAVEDHGQVSSGTLVSESKKPVESAASGSAAPAGQSGTSTAGASGSTASPVSTSGASSTSADSMATATAPGTSAGLSGQEPGGMPADAAAAAASSSVISINTAGTSELQEIPGIGEKKAQAIIEYRNQQGVFSSLDELKNVKGIGDKMFEKMRPYIGL
- the leuS gene encoding leucine--tRNA ligase; translation: MSENQTVPNGYHPQSLEPKWQAYWDEHKTFKTKEDPGKPKFYALDMFPYPSGAGLHVGHPEGYTATDIVSRFKRMKGFNVLHPMGWDAFGLPAEQHALDTGEHPRDITVKNINNFRRQIKSLGFSYDWDREISTTDPEYYKWTQWIFIQLYKRGLAYVAEMPVNWCPALGTVLANEEVIDGKSERGGHPVIRKPMRQWVLKITEYAERLLEDLEELDWSESIKDMQRNWIGKSEGAEVVFRVDGSDETLTVFTTRPDTLFGATYAVLAPEHELVEKITSAEQLAAVKAYQDQAARKSDLERTDLAKDKSGVFTGAYAVNPVNGAKIPVWIADYVLAGYGTGAIMAVPGHDQRDYEFAVKFELPIIEVVQGGDLSKEAYSGEGPHVNSGFLDGMNKEEGIRTMIKWLEDNGHGQGKVTYRLRDWLFSRQRYWGEPIPIFHLEDGTMKPVPEDQLPLVLPDIDQIKPSGTGESPLANVTEWVNTTDPETGLPARRETNTMPQWAGSCWYYLRFIDPHNDDIFCSLEKQKEWLPVDLYIGGVEHAVLHLLYARFWHKVLYDIGVVSTKEPFQKLVNQGMILGTNNEKMSKSRGNVINPDDIVNEYGADTLRIYEMFMGPLEATKPWNTNGVDGAHRFLSRVWRLFVAEDGSLNSKIADEGGSDDFKRTWHKTVKKVTEDMEGLRFNTVISQLMIFINEAYKTDVVPRAAAGSFVQMLSPLAPHIAEELWQRLGHNESITYAQWPTYEEAWTVEAEVEIVVQVNGKIVERTKISKDLDQAAMQEHALALPNVAAAVEGKTVRKVVAVPGKLVNIVAN